A DNA window from Kitasatospora atroaurantiaca contains the following coding sequences:
- a CDS encoding amino acid ABC transporter permease produces the protein MGILFEDGNFALFRDGFLQTVELSAISALLALLIGTLLAAFRVSPVPALRAFGTVWVNVFRNTPLTVLFFAVVFGLPRLDVHFDNFTFAVIALSAYTGSFVCEVLRSGINTVPMGQAEAARSLGMTFGQTLRLIILPQAARTVLSPMSSIFIALPRNSAIAGAFSVSDLYFTQMTLTDRGYAIFAIFFWVALAYLAVSATVALLFRYLETRLEVAR, from the coding sequence ATGGGCATACTCTTCGAGGACGGCAACTTCGCGCTGTTCCGCGACGGCTTTCTGCAGACGGTCGAGCTCAGCGCGATCAGCGCCCTGCTCGCCCTGCTGATAGGCACCCTGCTGGCGGCCTTCCGGGTCTCCCCGGTGCCGGCGCTGCGCGCCTTCGGCACCGTCTGGGTCAACGTCTTCCGCAACACCCCGCTGACCGTGCTGTTCTTCGCGGTGGTCTTCGGCCTCCCCAGGCTCGACGTCCACTTCGACAACTTCACCTTCGCGGTGATCGCGCTCAGTGCGTACACCGGCAGCTTCGTCTGCGAGGTCCTCCGCTCGGGCATCAACACCGTCCCGATGGGCCAGGCGGAGGCCGCCCGCAGCCTCGGCATGACCTTCGGCCAGACCCTGCGCCTGATCATCCTCCCGCAGGCGGCCCGTACCGTGCTGTCGCCGATGAGCAGCATCTTCATCGCCCTGCCCAGGAACTCTGCGATCGCCGGTGCGTTCAGCGTGAGCGACCTCTACTTCACGCAGATGACACTGACCGACCGGGGGTACGCCATCTTCGCGATCTTCTTCTGGGTGGCGCTCGCCTACCTGGCCGTCAGCGCCACCGTCGCCCTGCTCTTCCGCTACCTGGAGACCCGCCTGGAGGTGGCCCGATGA
- the rny gene encoding ribonuclease Y — MLLNTLRPRQLPHRRSSGARRDGEWRRMKIAMGVGSVAAVMSAGALCLVLVLTWLMIRRLQSAQRRSVGEAARAREWAETQAAQLRAELDRREERLTEELGRLRAREAELAGRAAELDQLRAEVRELEAEQRRVLERAAGLTAGQARAELVRLAEAEARHEAAVAVREIERRAKSEGDQRAREIIAGSIQRLAAEQTADTVVSAFRLPSEDLKGRIIGREGRNIRAFEAVTGVNLIVDDTPELVQLSCFDPVRRETARLTLEALVADGRIHPARIEELHDRSRAEVERLCVRAGEDALLATQVGEMRPELVRLLGTLRFRTSYGQNVLGHLVESAHIAGMMAAELGVDAELVRRAALLHDIGKALSHEVAGSHAAVGAEFARRHGESAEVVHAIEAHHGEVEPRTVEAVLTQAADACSGGRPGARRESVESYVRRLERLEEIAGAHDGVAKVFAMQAGREVRVMVQPELVDDLGAQVIAREVAKQVAEELTYPGQIRITVVRESRATEFAR, encoded by the coding sequence GTGCTGCTCAACACCCTGCGGCCCCGGCAGCTCCCTCACCGTCGCAGCAGCGGAGCGCGCAGGGACGGGGAGTGGCGCCGGATGAAGATCGCGATGGGTGTCGGATCGGTTGCCGCCGTGATGTCGGCCGGGGCGCTCTGCCTCGTCCTGGTGCTCACCTGGTTGATGATCCGTCGGCTGCAGTCCGCCCAGCGCCGCTCCGTCGGCGAGGCGGCGCGGGCCCGGGAGTGGGCAGAGACGCAGGCCGCGCAGTTGCGCGCCGAGCTCGACCGCCGGGAGGAACGGCTCACCGAGGAGCTGGGACGCCTTCGCGCCCGGGAGGCCGAACTGGCCGGGCGAGCTGCCGAGTTGGACCAGCTGAGGGCGGAGGTCCGGGAGCTGGAGGCCGAGCAGCGGCGCGTTCTGGAGCGGGCCGCCGGTCTGACCGCTGGTCAGGCCAGGGCCGAGCTGGTGCGCCTCGCGGAGGCCGAGGCGCGGCACGAGGCGGCGGTCGCCGTACGGGAGATCGAGCGGCGGGCGAAGTCCGAAGGGGACCAGCGGGCCCGGGAGATCATCGCCGGGTCGATCCAGCGGCTGGCGGCGGAGCAGACGGCGGACACCGTGGTGTCCGCCTTTCGGTTGCCCAGCGAGGATCTGAAGGGGCGGATCATCGGGCGGGAAGGCCGGAACATCCGGGCCTTCGAGGCCGTCACCGGGGTCAACCTCATCGTCGACGACACCCCGGAGCTGGTGCAGCTCTCCTGTTTCGACCCGGTCCGCCGGGAGACGGCGCGGCTGACGCTGGAGGCCTTGGTCGCGGACGGGCGGATCCATCCGGCGAGGATCGAGGAGCTCCACGACCGCAGCCGGGCCGAGGTGGAGCGGCTGTGCGTGCGGGCCGGTGAGGACGCGCTGCTGGCGACGCAGGTGGGGGAGATGCGGCCGGAGCTGGTCAGGCTGCTGGGGACCCTGCGGTTCCGGACCTCGTACGGGCAGAACGTGCTCGGGCATCTGGTGGAGTCGGCGCACATCGCCGGGATGATGGCGGCGGAGCTGGGGGTGGACGCCGAGCTGGTCCGGCGGGCGGCGCTGCTGCACGACATCGGCAAGGCCCTGAGCCATGAGGTGGCGGGGAGCCATGCGGCGGTGGGCGCGGAGTTCGCGCGGCGGCACGGGGAGTCGGCGGAGGTCGTGCACGCGATCGAGGCGCACCACGGGGAGGTGGAGCCGAGGACGGTCGAGGCCGTGCTGACGCAGGCGGCCGACGCGTGCTCCGGTGGCCGGCCCGGGGCGCGCCGGGAGTCGGTGGAGTCGTACGTCCGGCGGCTGGAGCGGCTGGAGGAGATCGCCGGGGCGCACGACGGGGTGGCGAAGGTGTTCGCGATGCAGGCGGGTCGCGAGGTACGGGTGATGGTGCAGCCGGAGCTTGTCGACGACCTGGGCGCGCAGGTGATCGCGCGCGAGGTCGCCAAGCAGGTCGCGGAGGAGCTGACCTACCCGGGGCAGATCCGGATAACGGTGGTGCGGGAGAGCCGTGCGACGGAGTTCGCCCGCTGA
- the recA gene encoding recombinase RecA — protein sequence MAGTDREKALETALAQIERQFGKGSVMRLGDQARAPIDVIPTGSTALDVALGVGGLPRGRVIEIYGPESSGKTTLTLHAAANAQRLGGTVAFVDAEHALDPEYAKKLGVDTDALLVSQPDTGEQALEITDMLIRSGAIDLVIIDSVAALVPRAEIEGEMGDSHVGLQARLMSQALRKIAGALNQSNTTAIFINQLREKIGVMFGSPETTTGGRALKFYASVRLDIRRIETLKDGTEAVGNRTRVKVVKNKVAAPFKQAEFDILYGHGISWEGGLIDMGVEHGFIRKAGAWYTYEGDQLGQGKENARNFLRDNPQLAEEIEKKIKEKLGIGPKSEAAAEGAAAAPAAEADGAAKPITATAAKTTAAKKTAAAKA from the coding sequence ATGGCAGGTACGGACCGCGAGAAGGCTCTTGAGACCGCACTCGCCCAGATTGAGCGGCAGTTCGGCAAGGGCTCGGTGATGCGCCTCGGCGACCAGGCCCGCGCCCCGATCGACGTGATCCCCACGGGGTCCACCGCGCTGGACGTGGCGCTCGGTGTCGGCGGCCTGCCGCGCGGCCGCGTCATCGAGATCTACGGGCCGGAGTCCTCCGGTAAGACGACGCTGACCCTGCACGCCGCGGCCAACGCCCAGCGGCTCGGCGGCACGGTCGCCTTCGTGGACGCCGAGCACGCCCTCGACCCCGAGTACGCCAAGAAGCTCGGCGTCGACACCGACGCCCTGCTGGTCAGCCAGCCGGACACCGGCGAGCAGGCCCTGGAGATCACCGACATGCTGATCCGCTCCGGCGCGATCGACCTGGTGATCATCGACTCCGTCGCGGCGCTCGTCCCGCGTGCGGAGATCGAGGGTGAGATGGGTGACTCGCACGTCGGTCTGCAGGCCCGTCTGATGAGCCAGGCGCTGCGCAAGATCGCCGGTGCGCTGAACCAGTCGAACACCACCGCGATCTTCATCAACCAGCTGCGCGAGAAGATCGGCGTCATGTTCGGCTCGCCGGAGACCACGACCGGTGGTCGCGCGCTGAAGTTCTACGCCTCGGTCCGCCTGGACATCCGCCGGATCGAGACGCTGAAGGACGGCACCGAGGCGGTCGGCAACCGCACCCGTGTCAAGGTCGTCAAGAACAAGGTCGCCGCGCCGTTCAAGCAGGCCGAGTTCGACATCCTCTACGGCCACGGCATCAGCTGGGAGGGCGGCCTGATCGACATGGGTGTCGAGCACGGCTTCATCCGCAAGGCCGGCGCCTGGTACACGTACGAGGGCGACCAGCTCGGCCAGGGCAAGGAGAACGCCCGCAACTTCCTGCGCGACAACCCGCAGCTGGCCGAGGAGATCGAGAAGAAGATCAAGGAGAAGCTGGGTATCGGCCCGAAGTCCGAGGCGGCGGCGGAGGGTGCTGCTGCGGCGCCGGCGGCCGAGGCCGACGGTGCGGCCAAGCCGATCACCGCGACGGCTGCCAAGACGACCGCGGCGAAGAAGACGGCTGCCGCCAAGGCCTGA
- a CDS encoding glutamate ABC transporter substrate-binding protein, giving the protein MRTRRTIAAALSVLALTAVAACGKDGSPNAAAGDNAPKLPTYQVKTDVKLDGSKTWAAAKSRGKLIIGAKADQPYLGFEDLSTNTRNGFDIEIAKMIAADLGFSYPSQVEFKTVVSANRENAISQGQIDYYVGTYTINPKRKESVSFAGPYFVAGQDLLVRKDNTDITGPDSLKGKNVCSVTGSTSVKQIQPYVGADKKVTQYDTYAQCVDKLLTNEIDAVTTDDAILMGYGAKNAGKTKVVGKPFSKEPYGVGLNKDDQVLRNAISDALKAHEDNGDWKKAYDATLGLSGATAPAIPALERY; this is encoded by the coding sequence ATGAGGACTCGTCGCACCATCGCCGCCGCACTGTCCGTGCTCGCGCTGACCGCCGTCGCCGCCTGCGGCAAGGACGGCTCGCCGAACGCCGCGGCCGGCGACAACGCCCCCAAGCTCCCGACGTACCAGGTGAAGACGGACGTCAAGCTGGACGGCTCGAAGACGTGGGCCGCCGCCAAGTCGCGCGGCAAGCTGATCATCGGCGCCAAGGCCGACCAGCCCTACCTCGGCTTCGAGGACCTGTCGACCAACACCCGCAACGGCTTCGACATCGAGATCGCCAAGATGATCGCCGCCGACCTGGGCTTCTCCTACCCCAGCCAGGTCGAGTTCAAGACGGTCGTCTCGGCCAACCGTGAGAACGCGATCTCCCAGGGCCAGATCGACTACTACGTCGGCACCTACACCATCAACCCCAAGCGCAAGGAGTCCGTCTCCTTCGCCGGCCCGTACTTCGTCGCCGGCCAGGACCTGCTGGTGCGCAAGGACAACACCGACATCACCGGCCCGGACTCTCTCAAGGGCAAGAACGTCTGCTCGGTCACCGGTTCCACCTCGGTCAAGCAGATCCAGCCGTACGTCGGTGCGGACAAGAAGGTCACCCAGTACGACACCTACGCCCAGTGCGTGGACAAGCTGCTGACCAACGAGATCGACGCGGTCACCACCGACGACGCGATCCTCATGGGCTACGGCGCCAAGAACGCCGGCAAGACCAAGGTCGTCGGCAAGCCGTTCTCCAAGGAGCCCTACGGCGTCGGCCTGAACAAGGACGACCAGGTGCTCCGTAACGCGATCAGCGACGCGCTCAAGGCCCACGAGGACAACGGCGACTGGAAGAAGGCCTACGACGCCACCCTCGGCCTCTCCGGCGCAACCGCCCCCGCGATCCCCGCCCTGGAACGGTACTGA
- a CDS encoding sensor histidine kinase, whose translation MRNRLLGILLSLMACVLAALGVPLAVAVAAAEQSKVVVDRIDDAARFAQDMPTQGRPTAGAAMKGDSTPLQGDTSRLHALTTEAARYHELYGVRVGIFHRDGSAVAIAPDNWQVPSGGFGSQAFQEALDGRRSHNPPQVWPWTPDRTLTVAAPVVRDGDVIAVVLTDSPTGPLRARVLHRWMLLGAGEVLAMIVAILLAIRLTGWVLRPVRTLDRATHDISTGRMNARVAASVGPPELRRLARSFNDMADNVVLAMDQQRAFVADASHQLRNPLAALLLRVELLGMELPEGHEEELGGVREEGTRLARVLDDLLGLATAEHARPEPESVDLTALVLARIDAWRPVAEQRGIRLDWDGPPSALGLADPIGLGSALDAVLDNALKFTPAGEHVRLGVETRKREVTVTVADAGPGLTEEELARVGDRFWRSPRHQNVDGSGLGLSIARTLLLAGGGSLDFAPVDPTGLAVHLTVPRLKS comes from the coding sequence GTGCGCAACCGCCTGCTCGGCATCCTGCTCTCCCTGATGGCCTGCGTGCTCGCGGCTCTCGGGGTGCCGCTGGCTGTCGCCGTGGCGGCCGCCGAGCAGAGCAAGGTGGTGGTCGACCGGATCGACGACGCGGCCCGCTTCGCTCAGGACATGCCCACCCAGGGCCGGCCGACGGCCGGTGCCGCGATGAAGGGCGACTCCACCCCGCTGCAGGGCGACACCAGCCGCCTGCACGCCCTGACCACCGAGGCCGCCCGCTACCACGAGCTGTACGGCGTGCGGGTCGGGATCTTCCACCGGGACGGCAGCGCGGTGGCCATAGCGCCCGACAACTGGCAGGTCCCGAGCGGCGGCTTCGGCTCGCAGGCCTTCCAGGAGGCGCTGGACGGGCGGCGCAGCCACAACCCGCCCCAGGTCTGGCCCTGGACGCCGGACCGTACGCTCACCGTCGCCGCCCCGGTGGTCCGCGACGGCGACGTGATCGCCGTGGTGCTCACCGACTCCCCGACCGGACCGCTGCGCGCCAGGGTGCTGCACCGCTGGATGCTGCTCGGCGCGGGCGAGGTCCTCGCCATGATCGTCGCCATCCTGCTGGCGATCCGGCTCACCGGCTGGGTCCTGCGCCCCGTCCGGACGCTGGACCGGGCCACCCACGACATCTCCACCGGCCGGATGAACGCCCGCGTTGCGGCCAGCGTCGGACCGCCCGAACTGCGCCGCCTGGCCCGCTCGTTCAACGACATGGCGGACAACGTGGTGCTCGCCATGGACCAGCAGCGGGCCTTCGTCGCGGACGCCTCGCACCAGTTGCGCAACCCCTTGGCCGCCCTGCTGCTGCGGGTCGAGCTGCTCGGTATGGAGCTCCCCGAGGGCCATGAGGAGGAGCTCGGCGGCGTCCGCGAGGAGGGCACCAGACTGGCGCGGGTGCTGGACGACCTGCTCGGCCTGGCCACCGCCGAGCACGCCAGGCCCGAGCCCGAGTCCGTCGATCTCACCGCCCTGGTGCTCGCCCGGATCGACGCCTGGCGCCCGGTGGCCGAGCAGCGGGGGATCCGGCTCGACTGGGACGGGCCGCCGTCCGCGCTCGGGCTGGCCGACCCGATCGGCCTGGGGAGCGCGCTGGACGCCGTGCTCGACAACGCGCTCAAGTTCACCCCGGCCGGGGAGCACGTCCGGCTGGGCGTGGAGACGCGCAAGCGGGAGGTCACGGTGACGGTCGCCGACGCCGGGCCCGGCCTCACCGAGGAGGAACTGGCCCGGGTGGGCGACCGCTTCTGGCGCAGCCCCCGCCACCAGAACGTGGACGGCTCGGGCCTCGGCCTCTCGATCGCCCGCACCCTGCTGCTCGCAGGCGGAGGCTCCCTCGACTTCGCCCCCGTCGACCCGACCGGCCTCGCCGTCCACCTGACCGTGCCACGGCTCAAGAGCTGA
- a CDS encoding amino acid ABC transporter permease, with protein MSSDSSVLTALLSGNEPGRTPRVSKSSSVLYDTPGPRARARYRAFGVLSVLGIAGLLWYAYDSLASAGQFSAAMWEPFQYTAVQQRIVDGLLDTLTAFGVAALLSLVLGALLAAGRLSDHKPLRAVATAVVQFFRAMPLLIMIFALYHSLFGTSPFWALVTGLTLYNGSVQAEIIRSGVNAVPRGQSEAAYAIGLRKTQVMLTILVPQAVRSMLPAIIGQLVVTLKDTSLGFVITYTELLYAGKLIASNTSTADGYPYIPVVIVIGTIYIGMCLLLTALAKWIEARGRRGANRRTPAAA; from the coding sequence ATGAGCAGCGACTCCAGCGTCCTGACCGCTCTGCTCTCCGGTAACGAGCCCGGGCGCACCCCCCGGGTGAGCAAGAGCTCCAGCGTCCTGTACGACACCCCCGGCCCCCGCGCCAGGGCGCGGTACCGGGCCTTCGGCGTCCTCTCCGTTCTCGGCATCGCCGGCCTCCTCTGGTACGCCTACGACAGCCTGGCGAGCGCCGGGCAGTTCTCGGCCGCCATGTGGGAGCCGTTCCAGTACACCGCGGTCCAGCAGCGCATCGTGGACGGGCTCCTCGACACCCTGACCGCCTTCGGCGTGGCCGCGCTGCTCTCCCTCGTCCTCGGCGCGCTCCTGGCCGCCGGCCGGCTCTCCGACCACAAGCCGCTCCGCGCCGTCGCCACCGCCGTGGTGCAGTTCTTCCGCGCGATGCCGCTGCTGATCATGATCTTCGCGCTGTACCACTCGCTCTTCGGCACCTCGCCCTTCTGGGCCCTGGTGACCGGGCTGACGCTGTACAACGGCTCCGTCCAGGCAGAGATCATCCGCTCCGGTGTCAACGCCGTGCCCCGTGGCCAGAGCGAGGCCGCCTACGCGATCGGGCTGCGCAAGACCCAGGTCATGCTCACCATCCTGGTCCCGCAGGCCGTCCGGTCCATGCTGCCCGCGATCATCGGCCAACTGGTCGTCACCCTCAAGGACACCTCGCTCGGCTTCGTGATCACGTACACCGAGCTGCTGTACGCCGGGAAGCTGATCGCCAGCAACACGTCCACCGCGGACGGGTATCCGTACATCCCCGTGGTCATCGTGATCGGCACGATCTACATCGGCATGTGCCTGCTGCTCACCGCGCTCGCCAAGTGGATCGAGGCGCGCGGACGCCGCGGCGCGAACCGGCGCACACCTGCCGCTGCTTGA
- a CDS encoding FAD-dependent monooxygenase: protein MDPVIIVGAGPVGLALALALARHDVPSIVLDEGTGVCPEGPRSVVLTTDTTAFLTRLGYTRAASDAARWDAFTIWRRRTEVLRLPLADTPVLHLPQHRLQRGLRDAVTATPLIQLTPLTRVAELEQDRDGVSVRTVNTQDGSSTWWRGSHLVGCDGARSTVRKLLKIRFPGRPAVDRHAVATIRVDLPFTEARLHREPPWRGDREASARPLPDGLWRLDWRLPPGRPAPATPVDPHATWPGIVTGDTLLARVKATLTGWCDELPPYELLAAADQTAQHRLAARFRSGRCFLAGDAAHLHGALGMQNLADGLRDADNLSWRLALAWHLHAGGPQPGGSLLDGYETERRGAVGARLRAVDQAMPLLRPLRGWQQTRRSLLTGSFRKHAVLLADGQLGTGRFGGAPAYPAAPSGVPTRVPVQRGTRATSLTESLPPTAPGVLVADVPVLTTDGSKDFLHARLGAGFLLLLVAPGTTVWSSQHWLSAGLMPRLSEVAAALPVPAEVLVAESYPEAGPHTVLLVRPDGHLVGTTQGCDAEDLQALAHRARGGPATLTGAS from the coding sequence GTGGACCCGGTGATCATCGTCGGGGCCGGGCCGGTCGGCCTGGCCCTGGCGCTCGCCCTGGCCCGGCACGACGTCCCGAGCATCGTGCTGGACGAAGGCACGGGTGTCTGCCCCGAGGGGCCGCGCAGCGTCGTCCTGACCACCGACACGACCGCGTTCCTCACCCGCCTCGGCTACACCCGCGCCGCCTCCGACGCGGCCCGCTGGGACGCCTTCACCATCTGGCGCCGACGCACCGAGGTCCTGCGGCTGCCGCTCGCCGACACCCCGGTCCTGCACCTCCCGCAGCACCGCCTCCAGCGCGGCCTGCGCGACGCCGTCACCGCCACCCCCCTGATCCAGCTGACCCCGCTCACCCGGGTGGCCGAACTTGAGCAGGACCGCGACGGCGTCAGCGTCCGCACCGTCAACACCCAGGACGGCAGCTCCACCTGGTGGCGCGGCAGCCACCTGGTCGGCTGCGACGGAGCGCGCTCCACCGTCCGCAAGCTGCTCAAGATCCGCTTTCCCGGCCGCCCCGCCGTCGACCGGCACGCCGTCGCCACCATCCGGGTCGACCTGCCGTTCACCGAGGCGCGCCTGCACCGCGAGCCCCCGTGGCGCGGCGACCGCGAAGCCTCCGCCCGCCCGCTGCCCGACGGCCTCTGGCGCCTCGACTGGCGGCTCCCTCCGGGCCGCCCGGCGCCCGCCACCCCCGTCGACCCGCACGCCACCTGGCCCGGCATCGTCACCGGCGACACCCTCCTCGCCCGCGTCAAGGCGACCCTCACCGGCTGGTGCGACGAGCTGCCCCCGTACGAGCTGCTCGCCGCCGCCGACCAGACCGCCCAGCACCGCCTCGCCGCCCGCTTCCGCAGCGGCCGCTGCTTCCTGGCAGGCGACGCCGCCCACCTGCACGGCGCCCTCGGCATGCAGAACCTCGCCGACGGCCTGCGCGACGCCGACAACCTCTCCTGGCGCCTCGCCCTCGCCTGGCATCTCCACGCCGGCGGCCCGCAGCCCGGCGGCTCCCTCCTCGACGGCTACGAGACCGAGCGCCGCGGCGCGGTCGGCGCCCGCCTGCGCGCGGTCGACCAGGCCATGCCCCTGCTCCGCCCGCTGCGGGGCTGGCAGCAGACCCGCCGCTCCCTGCTCACCGGTTCCTTCCGCAAGCACGCCGTCCTCCTCGCGGACGGCCAGCTCGGCACCGGCCGCTTCGGCGGCGCCCCCGCCTACCCGGCGGCGCCCTCCGGCGTCCCCACCCGGGTACCGGTCCAGCGCGGGACCCGGGCCACCTCGCTCACCGAGAGCCTCCCCCCGACGGCACCCGGCGTGCTCGTCGCCGATGTCCCGGTGCTCACCACCGACGGCTCCAAGGACTTCCTGCACGCCCGCCTCGGCGCCGGCTTCCTCCTGCTGCTGGTCGCCCCGGGCACCACGGTCTGGTCCTCCCAGCACTGGCTGAGCGCGGGCCTGATGCCGCGGCTGTCGGAGGTGGCCGCCGCCCTCCCCGTCCCCGCCGAGGTCCTGGTCGCCGAGAGCTACCCCGAGGCCGGCCCGCACACCGTCCTGCTGGTCCGCCCCGACGGCCACCTGGTCGGCACCACCCAGGGCTGCGACGCCGAGGACCTCCAGGCTCTGGCACACCGGGCCCGGGGCGGTCCGGCCACCCTCACCGGGGCGAGCTGA
- a CDS encoding amino acid ABC transporter ATP-binding protein: MVKLSGVNKHFGALHVLQDINLDIAQGEVVVLIGPSGSGKSTLCRTINRLETIDSGSIAIDGRPLPAEGKELARLRAEVGMVFQSFNLFAHKTVLENVMLGQIKVRKVARDQAEKTARALLDRVGVGAQADKVPSQLSGGQQQRVAIARALAMNPKVMLFDEPTSALDPEMINEVLEVMRQLAAEGMTMVVVTHEMGFARSAANRVLFMADGRIVEENTPEAFFTAPSSDRAKDFLSKILHH; the protein is encoded by the coding sequence CTGGTGAAACTGAGCGGTGTCAACAAGCACTTCGGGGCGCTGCACGTGCTTCAGGACATCAACCTGGACATCGCCCAGGGCGAGGTCGTGGTGCTGATCGGCCCGTCAGGTTCCGGCAAGTCGACGCTGTGCCGCACGATCAACCGGCTGGAGACCATCGACTCCGGCTCCATAGCCATCGACGGCCGCCCGCTGCCCGCCGAGGGCAAGGAACTGGCCCGGCTGCGCGCCGAGGTCGGGATGGTGTTCCAGAGCTTCAACCTCTTCGCGCACAAGACCGTGCTCGAGAATGTGATGCTCGGCCAGATCAAGGTCCGTAAGGTCGCTCGCGACCAGGCCGAGAAGACCGCCCGCGCCCTGCTCGACCGGGTCGGCGTGGGCGCCCAGGCGGACAAGGTCCCCTCACAGCTCTCCGGCGGCCAGCAGCAGCGCGTGGCGATCGCCCGTGCGCTGGCGATGAACCCCAAGGTGATGCTCTTCGACGAGCCCACCTCGGCCCTCGACCCGGAGATGATCAACGAGGTCCTCGAGGTGATGCGCCAACTCGCCGCCGAGGGGATGACGATGGTGGTGGTCACGCACGAGATGGGCTTCGCCCGCTCCGCGGCCAACCGCGTGCTGTTCATGGCGGACGGCCGGATCGTCGAGGAGAACACCCCCGAGGCCTTCTTCACCGCGCCGAGCAGCGACCGCGCGAAGGACTTCCTTTCGAAGATCCTGCACCACTGA
- a CDS encoding regulatory protein RecX — protein MQHRDERVPGSVGEPSEPGDGGPPDWWVGEAAAELPAVVPASELPAGRRRRRTAERDERAPEAAPPEPPRERRKKKRERPEEESVDPAVRARDICLRLLTGTAKTRKQLADALRKREIPDEVAEEVLARLEEVGLIDDAAFAAAWVESRHAVRGLARRALAQELRTRGVSGEVVEQAVAQVDADDEAQAARALVDRKLRATRGLEQQARTRRLVGMLARRGYPEGLAFRVVRDALREEGEDVVEEW, from the coding sequence ATGCAGCACAGGGACGAGAGAGTGCCGGGCTCGGTCGGGGAGCCGAGCGAGCCCGGTGACGGGGGGCCGCCGGACTGGTGGGTCGGCGAGGCGGCTGCCGAGCTGCCGGCTGTCGTGCCGGCTTCCGAGCTGCCCGCGGGCCGGCGCCGGCGGCGTACGGCCGAACGGGACGAGCGGGCCCCCGAGGCTGCGCCGCCCGAGCCCCCGCGTGAGCGACGGAAGAAGAAGCGGGAGCGCCCGGAGGAGGAGTCCGTCGATCCGGCGGTCCGGGCGCGGGACATCTGTCTGCGGCTGCTCACCGGGACGGCGAAGACCCGTAAGCAGCTGGCCGACGCCCTGCGCAAGCGGGAGATCCCGGACGAGGTCGCGGAGGAGGTGCTCGCCCGTCTCGAGGAGGTCGGGCTGATCGACGACGCGGCCTTCGCGGCGGCCTGGGTCGAGTCCCGGCACGCGGTGCGGGGCCTGGCCCGGCGGGCGCTGGCCCAGGAGCTCCGTACCCGGGGAGTGTCCGGCGAGGTCGTCGAGCAGGCCGTCGCGCAGGTGGACGCGGACGACGAGGCGCAGGCGGCGCGGGCGCTGGTCGACCGGAAGCTGCGCGCCACCAGAGGGTTGGAGCAGCAGGCCAGGACGCGTCGGCTGGTCGGGATGCTGGCGCGGCGCGGTTACCCGGAGGGCCTGGCCTTCCGGGTGGTGCGGGACGCCCTGCGTGAGGAGGGCGAGGACGTGGTGGAGGAGTGGTGA
- a CDS encoding response regulator transcription factor — MRLLLVEDDERVAAALVAVLGRHGFQVRHARSGHEALDALVPDGNEPYRVVLLDLGLPDRDGFEVCSRIRAHSGVPVIMVTARADVRSRIHGLNLGADDYVTKPYDMGELLARIHAVARRGLAAAPEPTEQPPAPGPLEARGISIDRERRRVTVHGRDVPLTRKEFDLLALLAQSPGVVYRREQIFSEVWRSGWEGNGRTLEVHIGSLRTKLALPGLVEAVRGVGYRLIPEQPADTEPGR; from the coding sequence GTGCGTCTGCTGCTCGTCGAGGACGACGAAAGGGTCGCCGCGGCGTTGGTCGCCGTGCTGGGCCGGCACGGCTTCCAGGTCCGCCACGCCCGCAGCGGGCACGAGGCGCTCGATGCGCTGGTGCCCGACGGCAACGAGCCGTACCGGGTGGTGCTGCTCGACCTCGGGCTGCCCGACCGGGACGGCTTCGAGGTGTGCAGCCGGATCCGTGCCCACAGCGGCGTCCCGGTGATCATGGTGACCGCGCGGGCCGACGTCCGCTCGCGCATCCACGGCCTCAACCTCGGCGCCGACGACTACGTCACCAAGCCGTACGACATGGGTGAGCTGCTCGCCCGGATCCACGCGGTGGCCCGCCGAGGACTCGCCGCGGCGCCGGAGCCGACCGAGCAGCCGCCGGCGCCCGGTCCGCTGGAGGCGCGCGGCATCAGCATCGACCGCGAGCGCCGCCGGGTGACTGTGCACGGCCGAGACGTGCCGCTCACCCGCAAGGAGTTCGACCTGCTCGCGCTGCTCGCCCAGAGCCCCGGCGTGGTCTACCGGCGCGAGCAGATCTTCAGCGAGGTCTGGCGCAGCGGCTGGGAGGGCAACGGCCGCACGCTGGAGGTCCACATCGGCTCGCTGCGCACCAAGCTGGCGCTGCCGGGCCTGGTCGAGGCCGTGCGCGGGGTCGGGTACCGGCTGATCCCCGAGCAGCCCGCCGACACCGAACCGGGGCGCTGA